A genomic stretch from Coffea arabica cultivar ET-39 chromosome 10c, Coffea Arabica ET-39 HiFi, whole genome shotgun sequence includes:
- the LOC140015680 gene encoding calcium-dependent protein kinase 29-like has product MGTCLSRLCCPSSVDIPISSPPDSTPHQYRPIPIIAQEEPVQPPPPPPFPKPLPSYKPPSTHSAPSSSQIGPILGKPCVDINAFYDLDKELGRGQFGITYLCTEKATGLKYACKSISRTKLATPKDIEDVRREISIMQHLSGQPNIVEFKGAYEDRRNLHLVMELCLGGELFDRLAAKGSYSEKEAARIGRQIVNVVHACHFMGVIHRDLKPENFLLVNRDDDSPLKATDFGLSVFIEEGKVYRDIVGSAYYVAPEILKRNYGKEADVWSAGVILYIILSGFPPFSAENDKGIFNEILVGRLDFQSSPWPSISSGAKDLVRKMLTMDPRKRITAAGALEHPWLKEGGEASDTPIDSVVQIRMKQFRAMNKLKKLALKVIAENLSEEEIKGLRQMFNNMDTDRSGTITYEELKTGLSRLGSKLSEEEIQELMEAADVDKNGTIDYIEFITATMHRHRLEKDDHLFKAFQHFDKDGSGFITRDELRHAMTEYGMGDEATIDEIINDVDIDKDGRINYEEFVTMMRKGTTDDKQEISLLPSQE; this is encoded by the exons ATGGGTACGTGTTTGTCAAGATTGTGTTGTCCAAGCTCAGTTGACATCCCAATATCCTCCCCTCCAGACTCTACTCCTCACCAATATCGCCCCATTCCAATAATAGCCCAAGAAGAACCTGTTcagccaccaccaccaccaccctttccAAAACCACTCCCTTCATACAAGCCGCCTAGCACACATTCTGCACCATCTTCTTCCCAGATTGGACCAATACTAGGGAAGCCTTGTGTTGACATAAATGCCTTTTACGATCTCGATAAAGAACTCGGAAGGGGTCAGTTTGGAATCACATACCTTTGCACTGAGAAAGCAACTGGCTTGAAATATGCATGCAAGTCCATCTCAAGAACAAAGCTTGCGACTCCGAAAGATATAGAAGATGTTAGGAGGGAAATTTCCATAATGCAGCATCTGAGCGGACAACCTAATATCGTGGAGTTCAAGGGAGCCTATGAGGACAGGAGGAATCTGCATTTGGTGATGGAGTTATGCTTAGGTGGAGAGCTTTTCGACCGCCTTGCTGCCAAAGGAAGTTACTCTGAGAAAGAAGCTGCTAGGATTGGTCGGCAGATTGTGAATGTGGTTCATGCTTGTCATTTCATGGGGGTGATTCATAGAGACCTCAAGCCTGAGAACTTCTTGCTGGTCAATCGGGATGACGATTCTCCTTTAAAAGCAACAGATTTTGGGCTCTCTGTCTTTATCGAGGAAG GAAAAGTGTACAGGGACATTGTTGGTAGTGCATATTACGTGGCCCCGGAGATACTGAAACGAAACTATGGGAAGGAGGCAGACGTCTGGAGTGCTGGAGTCATATTGTACATTATTTTAAGTGGATTTCCTCCTTTCTCAGCTG AGAACGACAAAGGCATTTTTAATGAAATCCTAGTGGGGCGCCTTGATTTCCAAAGCTCTCCCTGGCCTTCAATATCGTCTGGTGCAAAGGATCTTGTTAGGAAAATGTTAACAATGGATCCTCGGAAAAGGATCACCGCTGCCGGAGCCCTTG AACATCCATGGCTCAAGGAAGGTGGTGAAGCATCAGATACGCCTATTGACAGTGTTGTGCAAATAAGGATGAAGCAATTTAGAGCAATGAACAAGCTGAAAAAGCTGGCTTTAAAG GTTATTGCAGAAAACCTTTCAGAAGAAGAAATCAAGGGGTTGAGACAAATGTTCAACAACATGGACACGGATAGAAGTGGTACCATTACTTATGAAGAGCTCAAAACTGGGTTATCTAGGTTGGGATCCAAGCTTtcagaagaagaaatacaagaaTTGATGGAAGCT GCTGATGTTGACAAGAACGGGACGATAGACTACATTGAGTTCATTACTGCTACCATGCATCGTCATAGACTGGAGAAAGACGACCATCTGTTCAAGGCTTTTCAGCACTTCGACAAGGACGGTAGTGG ATTTATCACAAGGGATGAACTCAGACATGCTATGACCGAGTACGGAATGGGAGATGAAGCAACTATTGATGAAATCATTAATGATGTAGATATTGATAAA GACGGAAGAATTAACTACGAGGAGTTCGTAACCATGATGAGAAAGGGAACTACAGATGATAAACAAGAAATCAGCTTACTGCCTTCTCAGGAATAA
- the LOC140015681 gene encoding probable nucleoredoxin 2 translates to MQVKISELEGKIVGIYFSANWYPPCNNFTPLLVNAFEEFKSQTPGFEVVFVSCDEDLDAFNNYRACMPWLAIPFSDLNTKKNLNSRFDVEGIPSLIILQPDNYKVDEAIHDGVELLYRYGKQAFPFTKERLQELQEREREKHENQTLMNLLTSQNRDFLLGHSTSKLVPVASLKGKTVGLYFSAQWCFPGVKFTSRLISIYQKIKEVLLEKGGEDFEIVFVSTDRDELSFNLFFGTMPWLALPFNDPTIKNLTKHFDVQWIPSLVILGPDGKTVTKKGRNLVNLYQENAYPFTEARTALLENQMDEEAKSLPKSKYHVGHRHELTLVSEGSGGGPYICCDCDEQGLGWAYQCMECGYEVHPKCTKSAERPPGSDRQRS, encoded by the exons ATGCAGGTTAAAATTTCTGAACTTGAAGGCAAAATTGTTGGTATTTACTTTTCAGCTAATTGGTATCCACCATGTAACAACTTTACCCCTCTTTTGGTGAATGCTTTTGAGGAATTTAAGAGTCAGACTCCCGGTTTTGAGGTAGTTTTTGTGTCATGTGATGAAGACTTGGATGCCTTCAATAACTATCGGGCGTGCATGCCTTGGCTTGCAATCCCATTTTCTGATTTGAATACGAAGAAAAATTTGAATAGCAGGTTTGATGTAGAAGGTATTCCTTCCCTAATTATTCTACAACCTGACAATTACAAAGTCGATGAAGCAATTCATGATGGAGTTGAACTCCTGTACCGCTATGGGAAGCAGGCCTTTCCATTTACTAAAGAGAGGTTGCAGGAACTacaggagagagagagggagaagcATGAAAATCAGACGTTAATGAATCTGTTAACGAGCCAAAATCGAGATTTTCTATTGGGTCACTCAACATCCAAACTG GTCCCAGTTGCATCCTTGAAGGGTAAGACAGTTGGACTTTATTTCTCAGCGCAATGGTGTTTTCCAGGGGTGAAGTTCACTTCTAGGTTGATATCTATATACCAAAAAATCAAAGAAGTGCTGCTGGAAAAAGGTGGTGAAGACTTCGAAATAGTTTTTGTGTCAACTGACCGTGATGAATTATCTTTTAACTTATTTTTTGGGACCATGCCATGGCTCGCATTGCCTTTTAATGATCCGACCATCAAGAACCTTACTAAACATTTCGATGTTCAATGGATCCCTAGCTTGGTAATTCTAGGCCCTGATGGAAAAACAGTGACCAAGAAGGGAAGGAATCTGGTAAACCTGTACCAAGAAAATGCTTACCCGTTCACTGAAGCTCGAACGGCATTGCTGGAGAATCAAATGGATGAAGAAGCTAAAAGCCTGCCCAAATCCAAGTACCACGTGGGACATCGCCATGAGCTCACGCTAGTGTCTGAAGGCAGCGGAGGAGGACCTTACATTTGCTGTGACTGTGATGAGCAAGGACTTGGATGGGCGTATCAGTGCATGGAGTGTGGCTATGAGGTGCATCCTAAGTGTACGAAGTCGGCGGAGAGACCTCCTGGGAGCGATAGACAACGTTCTTGA
- the LOC113713473 gene encoding E3 ubiquitin-protein ligase ATL23-like — MLVSVFLALFLPCAGMSVVFLVYICLLWYAASNNSNYSSNNQQLQSPVKPPKGNGLSASDLEKLPKTTGKDLVLGAECAVCLDDIEGDEPARLIPGCNHGFHLQCADTWLSKHSVCPVCRAKLQPELFDPPETNPC; from the coding sequence atGTTGGTTTCGGTGTTTCTTGCCCTGTTTTTACCATGCGCTGGCATGAGCGTGGTTTTCTTGGTGTACATATGCCTGCTATGGTATGCTGCCAGCAACAACAGCAACTACAGCTCCAATAACCAGCAGTTGCAGTCTCCGGTGAAGCCGCCAAAAGGGAATGGCCTTTCCGCCTCCGACCTTGAAAAGCTCCCCAAAACTACCGGGAAAGATTTGGTTTTGGGAGCAGAATGCGCTGTGTGTTTGGATGATATAGAGGGTGATGAGCCGGCTAGACTGATCCCCGGGTGCAACCATGGTTTTCATCTGCAGTGTGCGGATACCTGGCTCTCTAAGCACTCTGTTTGCCCCGTTTGTAGAGCTAAACTTCAGCCGGAGCTATTTGATCCTCCTGAAACCAACCCTTGCTAA
- the LOC113713372 gene encoding uncharacterized protein, whose translation MQLQNHLIFKPPFLLFCFLIYIGCAKAQVSIPPKPDGFWYHNRAPNPDSVVIEAFFDPVCPDSRDSWKPLKEAIQNYGSSIALVVHTFPLPYHDNAFLASRALHIVDKLNVSVTYHLLEAFFGQQEKFYGRATSNLTRAFVQEEIAKFVVDTVGRSYSPEIFGGFRDVNSDHATRISFKYGGLRGVYATPTFFVNGFPLPDAGSALDYNGWLRILDPLVNKQGSH comes from the exons ATGCAGCTTCAAAACCACTTGATTTTCAAGCCTCCGTTTCTGctgttttgtttcttgatttataTTGGCTGCGCTAAGGCTCAGGTTTCAATCCCCCCAAAGCCTGATGGTTTCTGGTACCACAATCGAGCCCCCAATCCTGACTCTGTTGTGATCGAGGCGTTTTTTGACCCAGTGTGCCCAGATAGCAGGGACTCATGGAAACCTCTCAAAGAAGCCATCCAGAATTACGGCTCTAGCATTGCTCTGGTTGTTCACACCTTCCCTTTACC CTACCATGACAATGCATTTCTAGCTTCCCGTGCCTTACATATCGTTGATAAGTTGAATGTTTCAGTAACATACCATTTGCTGGAGGCATTCTTTGGGCAGCAG GAGAAGTTTTACGGCAGAGCAACGTCCAACTTAACCAGAGCATTTGTGCAAGAGGAAATCGCAAAGTTTGTAGTTGACACAGTTGGGAGGTCGTATTCTCCTGAAATTTTTGGTGGCTTTAGGGATGTTAACTCTGATCACGCGACAAGAATTTCCTTCAAG TATGGTGGCTTACGAGGAGTTTACGCCACACCTACTTTCTTCGTAAATGGATTTCCCTTGCCTGATGCTGGTTCGGCTCTTGACTACAATGGATGGCTGCGCATCCTTGATCCGCTCGTTAATAAGCAGGGTAGCCACTGA
- the LOC113715080 gene encoding uncharacterized protein — protein sequence MDRYRKVEKPKAETPIDENEIRITSQGRMRSYITYAMSLLQEKGSEEIVFKAMGRAINKTVTIVELIKRRIVGLHQITSITSTDINDTWEPLEEGLLPLQTTRHVSMITITLSKKELDTSSLGYQPPIPADQVKVSTDIEYDGEGSPNGRGRGRGGRGRGRFRGISGNGFVSAEYEDGGWDHNRGYGRGRGRGRGRNFRGRGRGGYNGPLVDTLEDTGGYNQEAPPQGRGRGRGRGGARGRGRGIKSNGPVHVAAGGA from the exons ATGGATCGGTATAGAAAGGTGGAGAAGCCAAAGGCGGAGACGCCAATTGACGAGAATGAGATTCGCATAACAAGTCAGGGCAGGATGCGGAGCTACATCACTTATGCCATGAGTCTGCTTCAG GAAAAAGGCTCTGAGGAAATTGTGTTCAAGGCAATGGGTAGAGCCATCAACAAGACTGTGACAATTGTGGAGTTGATTAAg AGGAGAATTGTTGGTCTTCACCAAATTACTTCAATTACCTCGACAGATATAAATGATACATGGGAGCCTCTAGAGGAAGGCCTTCTTCC TCTACAAACTACAAGGCATGTTTCAATGATCACGATTACTCTCTCAAAAAAAGAGCTGGATACATCATCGCTGGG TTACCAACCACCAATACCAGCTGACCAAGTCAAGGTCTCTACAGATATAGAGTATGATGGAG AGGGGTCACCTAATGGTCGAGGAAGAGGCCGTGGCGGTAGAGGGAGGGGAAGGTTCAGAGGCATTTCTG GGAATGGTTTTGTGTCAGCCGAATATGAAGATGGAGGCTGGGACCATAATCGTGGTTATGGAAGGGGTAGGGGTCGGGGCAGAGGTCGTAACTTCCGTGGCCGTGGAAGAGGAGGGTATAATGGCCCCCTGGTGGATACGCTAGAAGATACTGGAGGCTACAATCAAGAAGCACCTCCTCAGGGTCGAG GTCGCGGCCGTGGAAGAGGGGGAGCTCGTGGGAGGGGCCGTGGAATCAAATCTAATGGACCAGTCCATGTGGCTGCTGGAGGTGCTTAA
- the LOC140015629 gene encoding monooxygenase 2-like, with amino-acid sequence MEIDEDIVIVGAGISGLAASLGLLRYGLHSLVLESSESLRSTGFALMLWTNAWRSLDALGVGDHLRQCSLPFRGFQTADVNTGLPTEELILQESTYGNYEARCVRRKDLLETLAKELPEGTIRYSCKVVSIEKSGHLKLVHLADGCVIRAKVLIGCDGVNSVVAKCLGFKKPIGVGRSAIRGYVEFPAAHGFKPQLYMYFGGGVRFGFAPCDDKSIYWFCTFKPSTATGYENMSDNPVLLKEFVLSKTANVPKEVSGIVERTKLESISCAELKMRLPWDILIRDFAKSSICLVGDALHPMTPDLGQGGSSALEDCSILARCIGESFPGMMSRKFEEKRDDVDVKIAAFNRGLENYAKERRWRSFSLISTAYMVGLIQESENKLIRFFRDRFFSKYTGATVLRMADFDCGKLNIP; translated from the exons ATGGAGATAGATGAGGATATTGTGATAGTTGGTGCTGGGATTTCCGGCCTCGCTGCATCTTTAGGCCTGCTCAG GTATGGACTGCACAGCTTAGTTTTGGAATCATCAGAGAGTTTGAGATCGACAGGATTTGCTCTTATGCTGTGGACCAACGCGTGGAGGTCACTGGACGCTCTGGGTGTTGGAGATCACCTTAGACAGTGTTCTCTGCCATTCCGTGG GTTTCAAACAGCTGATGTAAATACAGGCCTGCCAACCGAAGAGCTTATACTTCAAGAAAGTACATA TGGAAATTATGAAGCCCGATGTGTCAGAAGAAAAGACTTACTAGAAACCTTAGCAAAAGAGCTGCCGGAAGGAACTATCAGGTATTCTTGCAAGGTTGTTTCAATTGAGAAATCAGGACATTTAAAGTTGGTGCACCTGGCTGATGGCTGTGTGATCCGGGCTAAG GTCTTGATTGGCTGCGATGGAGTCAATTCAGTTGTGGCAAAGTGCTTAGGTTTTAAGAAACCGATCGGAGTTGGGCGATCAGCAATTAGGGGATATGTAGAGTTTCCGGCTGCCCATGGTTTTAAGCCACAGCTCTATATGTATTTTGGAGGTGGTGTTCGCTTTGGATTTGCTCCCTGTGATGACAAAAGCATATATTGGTTTTGCACTTTTAAACCATCCACTGCAACTG GGTATGAAAATATGTCAGACAATCCTGTTCTATTAAAGGAATTTGTATTAAGCAAGACAGCCAACGTTCCAAAGGAAGTGTCTGGCATTGTCGAAAGAACTAAGCTCGAATCAATCTCCTGTGCTGAGCTAAAAATGAGACTACCATGGGATATTTTGATAAGGGACTTTGCAAAAAGCAGCATTTGTTTGGTTGGTGATGCGCTTCATCCGATGACCCCAGATCTTGGACAGGGTGGTTCTTCAGCATTGGAAGACTGTAGTATCCTTGCCAGGTGCATCGGAGAATCTTTTCCAGGGATGATGAGTagaaaatttgaagagaaaagAGATGACGTCGACGTTAAAATTGCAGCATTCAACAGGGGCCTAGAGAACTATGCGAAAGAGAGGAGATGGAGAAGCTTTAGTCTTATATCTACTGCCTATATGGTTGGCTTGATTCAAGAGAGTGAGAACAAGTTGATTCGCTTCTTCAGAGATAGGTTCTTCTCAAAATATACTGGTGCCACTGTGTTGAGGATGGCTGATTTTGATTGTGGAAAACTTAATATCCCTTGA